The region TTTCAGAGGTTGTATTGCAGGTATATACCAAGTAAAGGGTATTATCTTTGGTGGGAAAAGATGCTCCGCCCTGATGATTATTTTAGGTTTCGGGGTAAGCTGCCTCGCCGTGTAGGGATAGCGGCTGAATCTCCTCTTGACTGGGAGCCGCTGGAAAGGGACAAATCTGATATCAGGGATTGATCTCTGGATATGTTTTAATAAGTAGAGGAAATTATGCAGAAAAAAAGAATTCGTATTGCAGATCTCAAAAATGGCCAGCGCGGTTTCAGTCTTATCGAGCTGATGATCGTGATTGTTATTCTCGGCTTGCTTGCTTCCATGCTGGTGCCCAAAATCATGGACCGCCCCAACGAAGCAAGGGTTACCAAAGCCAAGATGGATATGAAAGCCCTTGATTCAGCCCTGAAGCTGTACAAGCTTGATACTGGTCGCTATCCGACTACCGAACAGGGATTGCAGGCTTTGATCACTAAACCGGATACACGCCCCGTACCCCGCAACTATCGTAAAGGCGGTTATCTGGATGCAACAACCGCTCCTGTAGATCCCTGGGGTTACGATTATATTTACAGAAGCCCGGGTGAAAATGACCGGCCATATGAGCTGATTTCGCTTGGCGCCGACGGTATGGAAGGCGGTGAGGATTATGACGCTGACATCAAGAGTTGGGAATAAGCTGATTCTTTGAATCTTATGAAAATGCAC is a window of Maridesulfovibrio sp. DNA encoding:
- the gspG gene encoding type II secretion system major pseudopilin GspG; its protein translation is MQKKRIRIADLKNGQRGFSLIELMIVIVILGLLASMLVPKIMDRPNEARVTKAKMDMKALDSALKLYKLDTGRYPTTEQGLQALITKPDTRPVPRNYRKGGYLDATTAPVDPWGYDYIYRSPGENDRPYELISLGADGMEGGEDYDADIKSWE